Proteins encoded by one window of Gemmatimonadaceae bacterium:
- a CDS encoding cation diffusion facilitator family transporter, producing MTQPHAGGSGGNLLTNPSPDTKPDPHNHRPGESHNHGAGASRRRLATVLVLVSFYMVAEAVGGWLTNSLALMADAGHMLSDAGALALSLFAVWIAQRPATSRRTYGYHRTEILAALVNGATLVAISLLIFVQAYHRFSRPPEVQGGLMIWIAVGGLLVNMLGLWILNSQRHESLNVRGAWLHVLTDAIGSVGAMIGGTLIWIYGWNWVDPLISVLIGILVIYSSWALLRETVAILMEEAPGNIDVEVVRASMSRVGGITDVHDLHVWSITSGMVALSAHVKSDDVEPAAVLLALRNVLNDDFGIGHITIQIDPPGHDDSGCFACHTTADVYATPLK from the coding sequence ATGACACAGCCTCATGCTGGCGGTTCTGGTGGGAACTTGCTTACGAACCCCAGCCCGGATACGAAGCCGGACCCACACAATCATCGTCCCGGTGAATCACACAATCACGGCGCCGGAGCGAGCCGGCGGCGGCTTGCGACGGTGCTCGTTCTCGTCTCGTTCTACATGGTGGCCGAGGCTGTAGGAGGGTGGCTCACCAACTCCCTTGCGTTGATGGCCGACGCCGGTCACATGTTGTCCGACGCCGGTGCCCTGGCGCTGTCACTATTCGCAGTATGGATCGCCCAGAGACCAGCGACCTCGCGGCGAACGTACGGTTACCATCGCACAGAAATCCTTGCAGCACTGGTCAATGGCGCGACGCTTGTCGCCATCTCACTGCTGATCTTCGTCCAGGCATATCACAGATTCAGCCGGCCGCCGGAAGTACAGGGCGGCCTGATGATCTGGATCGCCGTCGGCGGGCTGCTCGTAAACATGCTCGGCTTGTGGATCCTCAATTCGCAACGCCATGAAAGCCTAAACGTGCGGGGTGCGTGGCTCCACGTACTCACTGATGCAATCGGCAGCGTCGGAGCGATGATCGGCGGAACGCTCATCTGGATTTATGGCTGGAACTGGGTGGATCCGCTGATTTCTGTGCTGATTGGAATTCTCGTCATTTACTCATCGTGGGCGCTCCTCAGAGAGACTGTTGCCATTCTCATGGAGGAGGCGCCCGGCAACATCGACGTCGAAGTCGTGCGAGCGTCGATGTCCCGGGTAGGCGGGATAACGGACGTTCATGATCTTCACGTATGGTCAATAACAAGCGGTATGGTCGCGCTCTCTGCGCACGTAAAAAGCGATGATGTCGAGCCAGCAGCGGTTCTGCTCGCCTTACGCAATGTGTTGAACGATGATTTCGGGATCGGGCACATCACCATTCAGATCGATCCGCCCGGACACGACGATTCGGGGTGCTTCGCTTGCCACACAACCGCAGATGTGTACGCAACTCCACTAAAGTGA
- a CDS encoding MerR family transcriptional regulator — protein sequence MDMMSIGEVASRSGFAASAIRYYESLGLLPRPARAGGKRRYDETVLRWLALIALAREAGFTMAETRQLIRGFEPGTRPATRWEALATRKLAEIDVQVARVSRMRRVLKRALACSCLRLEDCGCSPIAAPPRVRAPNTRARHRQHVATKGNR from the coding sequence ATGGACATGATGAGCATCGGCGAGGTGGCTAGCCGTTCAGGGTTCGCCGCGTCAGCGATCCGTTACTACGAAAGCCTGGGTCTGTTACCGCGTCCGGCTCGCGCAGGTGGCAAGCGGCGTTACGATGAGACCGTGCTCAGGTGGCTTGCTCTCATAGCGCTTGCGAGGGAAGCCGGCTTCACGATGGCCGAAACGCGGCAGTTGATCCGCGGGTTCGAGCCCGGCACGAGGCCGGCGACGCGGTGGGAGGCGCTGGCTACCCGCAAGCTTGCAGAGATCGACGTACAGGTCGCACGTGTATCGAGGATGAGGAGGGTGCTTAAGCGCGCACTCGCCTGTAGCTGTCTGCGTCTCGAGGATTGCGGCTGCTCGCCCATTGCTGCGCCTCCACGGGTGCGCGCGCCAAACACCAGGGCGCGCCATCGCCAGCACGTGGCTACCAAGGGGAATCGGTGA
- a CDS encoding YnfA family protein, protein MDPAQLTPSGGTAVAGMTAAILLRSIALFVVAGLMEIGGGYLVWLWLREGRAVFVGVIGGLLLFLYGVVPTLQPAHFGRVYAAYGGVFVVLSLLWGWWVDGHRPDVPDIAGGVLCLAGVAVIMYWPRAA, encoded by the coding sequence ATGGATCCGGCGCAACTCACCCCCTCCGGCGGAACGGCCGTCGCTGGAATGACTGCGGCCATCCTCCTGCGCTCGATAGCGCTGTTCGTTGTGGCGGGACTCATGGAGATTGGCGGCGGCTACCTCGTGTGGCTCTGGCTCCGCGAAGGACGCGCCGTGTTCGTCGGTGTCATTGGCGGACTGCTCCTGTTTCTGTACGGTGTCGTCCCAACCCTTCAGCCCGCGCACTTCGGTCGTGTCTATGCGGCGTATGGCGGAGTTTTTGTGGTGCTGTCGCTATTATGGGGGTGGTGGGTTGACGGCCACCGGCCCGACGTGCCGGATATTGCAGGGGGCGTGCTTTGTCTCGCCGGCGTCGCCGTGATCATGTACTGGCCGCGCGCCGCGTAG
- a CDS encoding rhodanese-like domain-containing protein, which produces MTKTHSPSVIAPDALAALLRKQPGVRLLDVRTPGEYATAHIREAINVPLDRLDEYSREISKSGSDPIVLVCQSGQRARKADGALRGAGMANLMILDGGVDAWAATGQPVIRGARRMSLERQVRIAAGALAATGGFLALFVNPLFAAVPALVGSGLVFAGITDTCMMGMLIAKLPYNRTASCDVQSMVRQLSSPIRRR; this is translated from the coding sequence ATGACCAAAACGCACTCGCCCTCTGTAATTGCCCCTGACGCGCTGGCGGCACTCCTCCGGAAGCAACCTGGGGTTCGCCTCCTCGATGTGCGCACCCCCGGTGAATACGCAACCGCTCACATCCGCGAAGCCATTAATGTCCCGCTCGACCGGCTGGACGAATACAGCCGCGAAATCAGCAAGTCGGGCAGCGATCCAATAGTTCTGGTGTGCCAGAGCGGCCAGCGTGCGCGGAAAGCCGATGGTGCTCTGCGCGGGGCGGGAATGGCGAACCTGATGATCCTGGACGGGGGCGTCGATGCGTGGGCGGCAACTGGGCAGCCAGTTATTAGGGGTGCCAGACGCATGTCCCTCGAGCGACAAGTGCGAATTGCGGCCGGTGCACTGGCTGCCACCGGCGGTTTCCTCGCGCTATTCGTAAATCCGCTCTTTGCCGCTGTTCCCGCATTGGTCGGCAGCGGGCTCGTCTTCGCTGGAATCACCGACACATGCATGATGGGAATGCTTATCGCGAAGCTGCCCTATAATCGCACAGCTTCCTGCGACGTGCAGTCAATGGTACGCCAACTCTCATCGCCGATTAGGCGGCGATGA